One stretch of Jiangella gansuensis DSM 44835 DNA includes these proteins:
- a CDS encoding Rossmann-like and DUF2520 domain-containing protein translates to MTEERPARLDVGIVGTGRVGAVLGAALARAGHHVVAGYGVSLTSRTRADALLPGVPLVDVPQVLARSGLVLLTVPDDALPGLVDGLAKTGEIRPGQLVVHTSGRYGVGVLDPATRVGALPLALHPAMTFTGTSVDLHRLTGATFGVTAPEPLWPVAEALVVEMGSEPVRIAENARALYHAALAHGANHLVTLVNDAMGLLRAAGVDEPDKVLAPLLSAALDNGLRQGDDALTGPVSRGDAGTVSSHLREITAALPEGVGAYVALARRTAGRALADGRLKASDAEALLDVLADPPAPD, encoded by the coding sequence GTGACGGAGGAACGGCCGGCGCGCCTGGACGTGGGAATCGTCGGCACCGGGCGGGTCGGCGCAGTACTCGGCGCGGCCCTCGCCCGGGCCGGCCACCACGTGGTGGCCGGCTACGGCGTCTCACTGACCAGCCGGACCCGTGCCGACGCGCTACTGCCGGGCGTTCCGCTGGTGGACGTGCCGCAGGTGCTCGCACGGTCCGGCCTGGTGCTGTTGACGGTGCCCGACGACGCCCTGCCCGGCCTGGTCGACGGGCTGGCGAAGACCGGCGAGATCCGGCCGGGTCAGCTGGTGGTCCACACCAGCGGCCGGTACGGCGTCGGGGTGCTGGACCCCGCGACGCGGGTGGGCGCGCTGCCGCTCGCGCTGCACCCGGCCATGACGTTCACGGGCACCTCGGTCGACCTGCACCGGCTGACCGGCGCGACGTTCGGAGTCACCGCGCCCGAGCCGCTGTGGCCGGTGGCGGAGGCCCTGGTGGTCGAGATGGGGTCCGAGCCGGTCCGGATCGCCGAGAACGCCCGCGCGCTGTACCACGCGGCGCTGGCACACGGCGCGAACCACCTGGTGACCCTCGTCAACGACGCCATGGGCCTCCTGCGGGCGGCTGGCGTCGACGAGCCGGACAAGGTCCTCGCGCCGCTGCTGTCCGCCGCGCTCGACAACGGGCTGCGGCAGGGCGACGACGCGCTCACCGGCCCGGTGTCCCGGGGTGACGCCGGCACCGTCTCCAGCCATCTGCGTGAGATCACGGCCGCGCTACCGGAAGGCGTCGGCGCGTACGTGGCGCTGGCGCGGCGCACCGCGGGCCGGGCGCTGGCCGACGGGCGGCTGAAGGCGAGCGACGCCGAAGCGCTGCTGGACGTGCTCGCCGATCCCCCCGCGCCGGACTGA
- a CDS encoding FtsX-like permease family protein, translating into MRDVILAGLRAHLLRLGLTALVVVLSVGFTAGTLVLTDSLDAASRERVAADAEGVDLAVMAPDEGYLDASVAATVADMEGVAVAAPRREVTVHTVDGDGRIDPFSAARVVAAPVGSDLDGDGVLVDRRSAERLDLQAGDEISVAAQGSTDVVELPVAGIAEPTAEAGDDPELTAGWGVVQRFADPPGASRVDLRLDAGADADAVRAAMPGGHEVITGGELAQRLVDGSSSREALRVPLLMLGAVSLIVAAFVIANTFRILIAQRTRELALLRTVGATRRQVLLGLLSESVAVGLAGGIAGVGLGALSAWGMGALLDDRTGPLPLVVSSTAVGWSLVVGVLVTVGAAVPPARAATRVSPLAALQAVPDGADSRAVGRARFAVGLLAMGAGALLLVAGAAAGTTGGGMGLVAVVFGAAVCFLGLLVLGPRVVPPVVRVLGAGVSRLAGASRSSAELATANAVRNPRRVAATTAALLIGVTTVAGFVTVAESSRSSVSVVVDGQVPADFAVRTAADAPIAQAVVRAVTELPEIGRVVVDGDDVLAVNAADGVDGDTARAALLAATEGHPELSVQSFVERRAEFERNLDEAVNVVLAVLALALVIAFIGIANTLSLSVHERTREIGLLRALGLTRRQTRVLLGFEAALMGAVAAVVGTAAGVLFAWAAVVSVEELEFVVPWGVLAISAVVATGLGVVASLVPGQRAARTSPVVALATE; encoded by the coding sequence GTGCGTGATGTGATCCTGGCGGGCCTGCGCGCCCACCTGCTGCGGCTGGGCCTGACGGCGCTGGTCGTGGTGCTCTCGGTCGGGTTCACCGCGGGCACCCTGGTTCTCACCGACTCCCTCGACGCCGCCTCGCGGGAGCGGGTGGCGGCCGACGCCGAGGGCGTCGACCTCGCGGTCATGGCACCGGACGAGGGATACCTCGACGCATCGGTCGCGGCCACTGTCGCCGACATGGAGGGCGTCGCCGTCGCGGCGCCCCGCCGCGAGGTGACCGTCCACACGGTCGACGGCGACGGCCGGATCGACCCGTTCTCGGCCGCGCGGGTGGTCGCCGCGCCGGTCGGCTCCGACCTCGACGGCGACGGGGTCCTGGTGGACCGGCGCTCCGCCGAACGCCTGGACCTGCAGGCCGGCGACGAGATCAGCGTCGCGGCCCAAGGCTCCACTGACGTGGTCGAGCTGCCGGTCGCCGGGATCGCCGAGCCCACCGCCGAGGCCGGTGACGACCCGGAGCTGACGGCCGGCTGGGGCGTCGTGCAGCGGTTCGCCGACCCGCCGGGCGCCAGCCGCGTGGACCTCCGGCTCGACGCGGGCGCCGACGCCGACGCGGTCCGGGCCGCAATGCCCGGCGGCCACGAGGTCATCACCGGCGGCGAGCTCGCCCAGCGGCTGGTCGACGGATCCTCGAGCCGCGAGGCGCTCCGCGTGCCGCTGCTCATGCTGGGCGCCGTGTCGTTGATCGTCGCGGCGTTCGTCATCGCCAACACGTTCCGGATTCTCATCGCCCAGCGCACGCGGGAGCTGGCCCTGCTCCGGACGGTCGGCGCGACCCGGCGCCAGGTGCTGCTCGGTCTGCTGTCCGAGTCGGTCGCCGTGGGGCTGGCCGGCGGCATCGCCGGGGTCGGCCTCGGTGCGTTGTCCGCATGGGGCATGGGCGCCCTGCTCGACGACCGGACCGGCCCGTTGCCGCTCGTCGTGTCGTCGACCGCGGTCGGCTGGTCGCTGGTCGTCGGGGTGTTGGTGACCGTCGGGGCGGCGGTGCCGCCGGCACGGGCGGCGACCAGGGTGTCGCCGCTGGCCGCCCTGCAGGCAGTGCCCGACGGAGCGGACAGTCGCGCCGTGGGCCGGGCCCGCTTCGCCGTCGGGCTGCTGGCCATGGGGGCCGGCGCGCTGCTGCTGGTGGCCGGTGCCGCCGCGGGGACCACCGGCGGCGGGATGGGGTTGGTCGCGGTGGTGTTCGGTGCCGCCGTCTGCTTCCTCGGCCTGCTCGTGCTGGGCCCGCGCGTGGTGCCGCCCGTGGTGCGGGTGCTCGGCGCGGGGGTGTCGCGACTGGCCGGCGCCTCGCGGTCGAGCGCGGAGCTGGCGACGGCCAACGCCGTGCGCAACCCGCGCCGGGTCGCCGCGACGACGGCGGCGCTGCTGATCGGCGTGACGACGGTTGCCGGCTTCGTCACCGTGGCCGAGTCGTCTCGAAGCAGTGTCAGCGTGGTGGTGGACGGGCAGGTGCCTGCCGACTTCGCCGTCCGCACGGCCGCCGACGCGCCGATCGCCCAGGCCGTGGTTCGGGCGGTAACGGAGTTGCCGGAGATCGGCCGGGTGGTCGTCGACGGCGACGACGTGCTGGCGGTGAACGCGGCCGACGGCGTCGACGGCGACACCGCGCGCGCCGCGCTGCTGGCCGCGACCGAGGGACATCCGGAGCTGTCGGTGCAGAGCTTCGTGGAGCGCCGCGCGGAGTTCGAGCGCAACCTCGACGAGGCGGTCAACGTGGTCCTCGCCGTCCTCGCGCTGGCGCTGGTGATCGCGTTCATCGGGATCGCCAACACGTTGTCGCTGTCGGTGCACGAGCGGACCCGCGAGATCGGGCTGCTGCGGGCCTTGGGGTTGACCCGCCGGCAGACCCGGGTGCTCCTGGGTTTCGAGGCGGCACTGATGGGTGCGGTCGCGGCGGTCGTGGGGACGGCGGCCGGGGTCCTGTTCGCCTGGGCAGCCGTGGTGAGCGTGGAGGAACTGGAGTTCGTCGTGCCGTGGGGTGTGCTGGCGATCAGCGCGGTGGTGGCGACGGGGCTGGGTGTGGTGGCGTCGCTCGTGCCCGGGCAGCGCGCGGCGCGCACCTCGCCGGTGGTGGCGCTCGCGACCGAATGA
- a CDS encoding ABC transporter ATP-binding protein: MSIQTHAYAGAGADPGAVAVRAVGLTKVYGTGRTAVRALDGISVPFAAGRFTAIMGPSGSGKSTLVHCLAGLDTATSGQVLLGDTDLTKLGDTALTLLRRDRLGFVFQAFNLLPTLDAKANVLLPLRLAGRSADPAWFDEVVGILGIQDRLTHRPSELSGGQQQRVAVARALINRPEVIFADEPTGNLDSRSGGEVLALLRASARELGRTVVMVTHDPAAAAAADHVVLLADGRLAGEIADPTVDTVIDHLRRLGD; this comes from the coding sequence GTGAGCATCCAGACACACGCATACGCGGGCGCCGGGGCGGACCCCGGCGCCGTCGCCGTCCGAGCCGTCGGGCTGACCAAGGTGTACGGCACCGGCCGCACCGCCGTCCGGGCCCTCGACGGCATCTCCGTCCCGTTCGCCGCCGGCCGGTTCACCGCCATCATGGGGCCGTCCGGGTCCGGCAAGTCCACCCTCGTGCACTGCCTGGCCGGACTCGACACCGCCACGTCGGGCCAGGTGCTGCTCGGCGACACCGACCTGACGAAGCTCGGGGACACCGCGCTGACCCTGCTCCGCCGCGACCGGCTGGGCTTCGTCTTCCAGGCCTTCAACCTGCTGCCGACCCTCGACGCGAAGGCCAACGTGCTGCTGCCGCTGCGGCTGGCCGGCCGGTCCGCCGACCCGGCCTGGTTCGACGAGGTCGTCGGCATCCTGGGCATCCAGGACCGGCTGACGCACCGGCCCAGCGAGCTCTCCGGCGGCCAGCAGCAGCGGGTCGCGGTGGCCCGGGCGCTGATCAACCGACCCGAGGTGATCTTCGCCGACGAGCCCACCGGCAACCTGGACTCGCGCTCCGGCGGCGAGGTCCTGGCGCTGCTGCGAGCCAGCGCCCGCGAGCTGGGCCGCACCGTCGTCATGGTGACGCACGACCCGGCCGCCGCGGCCGCCGCGGACCATGTCGTGCTGCTGGCCGACGGGCGGCTGGCCGGCGAGATCGCCGACCCGACGGTGGACACCGTCATCGACCACCTGCGCCGGCTGGGGGACTGA
- a CDS encoding adenosine deaminase family protein, whose amino-acid sequence MVVASSWARPGSHASRLARLAARYAGDGVVGFGLSNDERRGRVADFAPAFRIAAEHGLVRTPHAGFFTGAGHVRECVEVLGATRIGHGTSAVADPAVLELLADRQVALEVCPTSYPPFGVHPLAGVPVGAVLAAGVPVTIGSDDPLLFGVGLAGQYALCRDLLGLSNTELAALARCGIAASGAPGDVKRRLLAGVDAWSASHPSP is encoded by the coding sequence GTGGTCGTCGCGTCGAGCTGGGCGCGGCCGGGTTCCCATGCGTCCCGCCTGGCCCGGTTGGCCGCCCGGTACGCCGGCGACGGTGTCGTCGGGTTCGGGCTGTCCAACGACGAGCGGCGCGGCCGGGTCGCGGACTTCGCGCCGGCGTTCCGGATCGCCGCGGAGCACGGGCTGGTGCGCACTCCGCACGCAGGGTTCTTCACCGGTGCCGGCCATGTCCGCGAGTGCGTGGAGGTGCTGGGTGCCACCCGGATCGGGCACGGCACGTCGGCGGTGGCCGACCCGGCGGTGCTGGAGCTGCTGGCCGATCGGCAGGTTGCGCTGGAGGTCTGCCCGACGTCGTACCCGCCGTTCGGCGTGCACCCGCTCGCCGGCGTGCCGGTCGGGGCAGTGCTGGCCGCAGGCGTCCCGGTGACCATCGGCAGCGACGACCCGCTGCTGTTCGGCGTCGGGCTGGCCGGCCAGTACGCGCTGTGCCGTGACCTTCTGGGCTTGTCCAACACCGAGCTGGCCGCGCTGGCCCGGTGTGGGATCGCGGCGTCCGGCGCGCCCGGCGACGTCAAGCGGCGACTGCTGGCCGGGGTCGACGCTTGGTCGGCAAGTCACCCCTCCCCATGA
- a CDS encoding substrate-binding domain-containing protein: MGEHRATLAAVAARAGVSPSTASLAFSGSGPVADATRQRVLDAARELGYLGPDPMASSLRRGRSGIVGAIIGERLLYAFRDPVAVALLDGLADALGPPGAGLLLLSGDAQRSGPTPEQVARMPVDAAVFATCGGDDDPLLDHFVGRGVPVVAVDGPDRPDVVLLDIDDYGGSAALARHLADLGHQRPAVVTLPLRLDGRRGPADDTRRAATAYADCRHRLAAVEDTFGPVVAVEAAANRIEEGDLAAKELLDDPAGRPTAIIAQSDLLAVGVIRAAEAAGLRIPDDLTVVGFDGIETPWLGERTLTTVVQPIVEKGRVTGRLVTELLAGTRPDDVRLPVHLRVGTTSAAPSP; encoded by the coding sequence TGGCCGACGCCACCCGGCAGCGGGTGCTCGACGCCGCGCGCGAACTGGGCTACCTCGGCCCGGACCCGATGGCCAGTTCCCTGCGGCGCGGACGCTCGGGCATCGTCGGCGCGATCATCGGCGAGCGGCTGCTCTACGCGTTCCGCGACCCGGTGGCCGTCGCGCTGCTGGACGGGCTGGCCGACGCCCTCGGCCCGCCCGGCGCCGGGCTGCTGCTGCTCTCCGGCGACGCCCAGCGCAGCGGGCCGACTCCCGAACAAGTGGCCCGGATGCCGGTCGACGCCGCCGTCTTCGCCACCTGCGGCGGTGACGACGACCCCCTGCTCGACCACTTCGTCGGCCGCGGCGTGCCGGTGGTCGCCGTCGACGGCCCGGACCGGCCGGACGTCGTGCTGCTCGACATCGACGACTACGGCGGGTCGGCAGCCCTGGCCCGGCACCTCGCCGACCTCGGCCACCAGCGCCCCGCCGTCGTGACGCTGCCGCTGCGGCTGGACGGCCGGCGTGGGCCGGCCGACGACACCCGCCGCGCCGCCACCGCCTACGCCGACTGCCGGCACCGGCTGGCCGCCGTCGAGGACACCTTCGGCCCGGTCGTCGCGGTGGAAGCGGCCGCCAACCGGATCGAGGAGGGCGATCTGGCGGCAAAAGAGCTGTTGGACGACCCCGCCGGCCGGCCGACCGCGATCATCGCGCAGAGCGACCTGCTGGCGGTCGGCGTCATCCGCGCCGCGGAGGCCGCGGGGCTGCGCATCCCCGACGACCTCACCGTCGTCGGCTTCGACGGCATCGAGACGCCGTGGCTGGGCGAGCGGACCCTCACCACCGTCGTCCAGCCGATCGTCGAGAAGGGCCGCGTCACCGGCCGCCTGGTCACCGAGCTGCTGGCCGGCACCCGGCCCGACGACGTACGGCTCCCGGTCCACTTGCGGGTCGGCACCACCTCCGCCGCGCCCTCCCCATGA